The sequence TGACAAAAGAGTCTTGTTTCCTCCGAGTATGTCTCTATCGATTACAGCCGATCTTACAAGACAATAGATTAAGATAACGCTATTATTCGTGTAtgtgaaatatacatatatcaacGACATTACTATTAATATCGATCAGATGTACGTTTATTAACGTACTGCTATTAATAAACGTTAAATATACAACATTGCTATCAGCGATATCTTACAAACCGTGTCATAAATCAAATCCTCTGACTTAAACGCTTCCCTAATTTCTTCAAACACTATATACTAAAATGCATCAGGTCTGTCGAAGATAAAATTCCACTGTATCGTACCATGAGACATACCTTTTTACCGCTGTTTCACAGAATCTTTGCCTTTCTCAACGAGAATTTCCAATTTTCAAGCATTTCACGCTATTCAGACCACCTTTGGCGAAACTCTAAAACTCTACCCTGTCAAtcaattttccattttctagGGAACATTCAAAACCTTCTCCAAATGAGACAACGTTCAATTACATACTCACCTTAGCCATAGTGATAGTATTGGTGGCGGCATTGAGATGAACGAAGACGGACAGGAGGATGGCAGTTTGTATCATCGAGATCATCATCGTGTCCTCGGCTGGTGGTACGTCCTCGAGGGTCGAAGGACCGAAGCCACTGGGCCGACACGCACGTAACACGCACGCCACTCACACGCACTCACTGTTCCTAACACATGGCATCCTCCTTTTCATgatccctctctctctctctctctccctctctctctctctctctctctctatctatctatctatctatctccTTTTCCTCTCGTTTGCCGTTTATTTCTTCCTTCGAAATGCTTCCACGATTTCGGCTTCTCGTCACTTTCCTTCACGGTGATTACTTTCGACCCTCGAACTCCCTTTCAAAGAACCGCGACGGGGGTAAGTCGCATGTAAACGAAGACCTCGACGAAAGGAAGCAAATGTATGTCCAGCCGTGGCAACTGCCGCCGAGCAACTGGCACTTGCTCGCCTGCTGGAGCAGCCTGTCTCGGCCCGATGGCAGACTCCCCGTTGCAGTCCTGTGTGTTACGCTCCTCTTCGTCGCTATCGGAGAATTTCGATGGTTAAAAAAGTGACGAGGACTTCGTGCCCGAGCTTCGTTACTCGCTCGCTATTTCGAGGAATCGCAGGATCGCTTATATCCATCGTTATACAGTTTGCTTTAACCGATGATTATATCGTCTGAAATTGTACTCGGTTAAGTTTCGGAAAGATAAACTCCGTTAAAGAGACGTATTATTCGAAGGATTATTTCAACGAGATTTACGAACAACAAACAAGTCTAATGCTTTTATAATGTATCGTTTACGATGTGTGGTAGAGCGGTGTCGCTTTGATCGTTCAACTGTGACTTTTCGATCGCTttcgatgaaataatataattatgtagAAAGTTTCGATAATATATGTTGAAAATTATGCGAAAAATTTTTTGATCGAAGGATATTTgcatacaaatttttatctgctgttgaaatttttttaacaaaaactGATTGAACGAAACGATTAAATCTCCGATACAGCTTATTCGAAAAAATCATTTATgcaacatttatttttatctcgcTTCGTTATCGCGTCATAATCGCATCAGCAGCTTTTCATATCGGTACCTGATGTTCTTCTTGATGCTGTTGCTCCGTCTGATACAGATAACAGCAAAAATAAACTAATTTCATATGATATCTCGTTTACAATGTTACCAAAACACCCGATGTGCGCGTATAAGAGCGGCAAAAGTTGAAACTACCTATCTATCCATAGATTATCTGTTTAAAGAGAGTTTCGGTTCGCTTGGAAAAGCAATTTCCCCTGTCAGAGGAACGACCGTACCGTAACGCGATACATCTGACCACGTTGTGCGTTCTCGTCGATACGAATGAAGCAAATTCGGCGTTCATTTCGCTTTCTTCGATACATACTTCCAGGCATACGTGTAGTTCCGTGCGATCGAAGATTCATGAGCCATCGAGAATTCGAAACCGATTCAGAACTGGTTGTTTGGCCGATGGAATGTAGCTTTTAACAGCGACCGACCAGTTGGTAAAGGGATGTGAAAGGGTGCAGGAGGATCGTACGTTTAGAAATGGACGCACACCTGTGGCCATCCAGATTCCTCGTTAAATTTCAATCGGAGACCTGATTTATTCTTTTCGTGTCCGTAGTTCGCGCTTTCATCACCCTCCAACCGATTGTCCTCTGCAGTTCCGCAAAGAACATCTGGAATTAGAAAACAATGTTGCCGTAACCTTTCGACAGAATAATAGAACGTATTGTTCTTCTGTCCTGTTTTTGTCATCGGTAAATCACtgcgaatgtttatgcaaTTTTACGTCTTTATCGACATAACTAAACATGTAAAACCTGAATAGAAATTTACTTCATCTTCTAAATGTTACAGGAAGTACCTTGACTCTCCTTTGCATATTTTTGCATTTCTCTACGCTTTTGCGTTTTTTGAATTTTCCAAAAATGCACAAATATCCGCGCTATAGTTATCAGATCCCTGCTCGATGCAACTCGACACGTTCGAATTTTTCTTAACTGTGAGTACTTGGTATCGATTTCGATAAATTCTACAAATAGGAAAAAGATACCGATTAATTGTCAATTTAAGAGGAAATGCGATAGcgaataaagtataaaatcgATAATTAGTTCTATTTGAAAATCCTAATTTCGAAATATCTATCGAAGAAGTTCTCCGATACAATtcgttcgataaatatttaatgcCACGTACCCGATGACGATTCCGTTATGGAACCAACGAATACGTGGTTTATACAGTTATCATTTGTGATTTATAACGCAGAACGACGCGCAAATACCATATTTCACTTTACGCTCGTAGACACTGCATAAAGTTAGATATAAGGTAGGTCGTGAGATTAAGCTCCAAGTCAGATTTAAACCTGGCCGTACGTTTGTACGCCGGTCGTTCTATCAATAATTCCTAACGTTGTCGCGTGCAAGCAATATCTATCTTCGAGACACCTGCTCGAGACAAGAAAACACAATGATGGTTAATCGGCCAGAACGATCGAACTCTTCGATCGAACTCGTTCCACTGGTAGGCGTAGCGAGCGAGATAATAACGCGCTATTGCTCGGCTACCTACGTATCCGTGGGTGTAATTCACTCGTAGGGTTGGCTATTAACCACCTTTAAACAACTTTACTAGCTGCCTCGTACTCGATTTGTCTTCCTCTTCTTGACGAATAACTGACAAGAAAAATAATCCTCGTCGTTTCGTTCTTTGTTCTTAATTCTTATTAGAATCTCCTTTTAACTTCTTTCTATCGATCGTACACTGACAATTTATCTACTATGACGGTTATAACGATGTAAATACTAATTTGAAATAGAAATGATTGGAATAAATTATGATAATGAAGTAGAGTTTGTTATTAGGAAAGAtcataaatattcatagaCAGAAGCGAGTTTAGTTTGAGACATCGgcagaagaaaaaaaaaagagatgcAGTTAGTCACCGAGTCCGTGGATGCATTTAAAGTAGCTGTTGGTATTTGAATGCGCTCGGTCCAGCGGAGAAAGTGGCGAGGATCGTGAGTGCAATTATAGCGCCGTGTCTGAGGTAACCAGGGAGACAAAAGTCATTCTACATTTACAATCTGCTCTTCGGATATTGCTTGTCACTCGTAGTTCAAATAAATCACCCGGCATTTTTAGACACGACTGACTGTCAATTTCCAATATGAATAATCGAGGACAATAACTATAAATCTCTACGAGTCTCTCCGACTTAACTttctttaacaaacgaaaactgCTCGATAAGATCTGTGTACTCAGATTTAAAATATGCCGTTTACGATAAGACATTTCGATTAATATACAACGAATTCTTCTACGTGTAAATTTAACAACAATCCTAAAAATCTCAAAACTTAACATAATCCATAtcgaagaaaatgaagaacGAAGCGTTCAACGAATGACGTTAATCTTGCACATTCGCGGGACTTTACGATCTCTGACGGGGGAGACGTTCGATTTAAAGCAATAGCCGGTTGTTAAAACAGTCCCAAGTGATTTCAGAGGCATTTTACTTTCCTCGGTGGAATTCCAATCGGTCGCGAATTCTAAAATCGGCGAAGTGATTGCGTCCCTGCTCTTCGTGCACGAAGGGACTTAACAGGCTGCTCGTTGGCCAAGCCGCCGTCGGCTGGACAGCAACTCACTCGTCGTCCACTCCGGCACACCTGTTCACTCAGGTATGCGATCTTCCCTCTCGCTTTTTCTCCCTCCCTTTTTCCCAtctttcttcctctccctctttcttctCGTTACTCGTCCCTTCTCCGCTGTCTCTTTTGTCTCTTTCTTGCTCCTCATCACGACAACAGACCAACGACGGTGGTTTACCGTTGTCTTGCTGATCCTGAACCCACCAAGAGCCGGTTCATTCGCAACGTGTAAACTTCTGCTAGTATAAGTCACCCTGCAATTTTCTGCTCCGTAATtatcttcttctccttcgctctctttccttctctttctttccacGTACATGTGTATATGTCTTCGTGTCCGATCAATCCGTAATTGATTAGCCTTACCGGATTCTTTCGGTCACTTTCGACGAaatcgtatttttctatcgttaaaaaattgaagTGGCTGCTGTAGCAAGGAGGCAGCTCCATTTTCCAGTAATTCGAGTAAACCAACAGAAAATCCATTAAGATGCTGATCACTTTTGTCTCCTTATTGCTGCAAACCCTTTCTTAAATTTGATCTGAAAATCATGAAAGAATCATTACCAATATGTATCTCATCGAGGCATACAAAATTCCAAGACCGCACCAGGATTGTAGTTAGTTATGGATATAGTTAGTTAGGATCTTAGTTATGATACATCGACTTCTATTTATTCGATGATATTAGTGTATCTCCTTATGCGTGTATCGTCAGCTGGAAAAAAATGCGTCTTTCTTGTGACATTTTCCCGTTCACGGTGACTTTACGGTACCTCCAAGTTTCCATTTATTACCTCGCTGCGAGAAGTCCACGGCTGGTCCATAGTCCTGTCAGTTTCAGATTGTTTCGGACCGATCGGAACAAGTGGTCGGTTCAGTCTATATGGGGGCTCTTCCCGAGAAGGGCTCTCGACCTGGTCGAGCAGAAGAACCAGACAATAGGACGCCAACATCCAAAGCCCCCCTGCACTTGCCTTTTTCGCCGTGTTACCGTCGTTTGTTATAGCGTTTCTATGCCTTGAAGAATAACGACAATAAAAAAGTCGTTCGTCGGCTTATAATTAGACTCTGTTAATTCTCCTTTCGTTTTTACATTATCTCGTATCCATGACAGTGTTGAGAAAATTATTACAGTGCACACTATCGTCAATAAGTGTTTCTACACGCTGCTACAATCCGAAGAAGTTGATATTTCTATTACATCTCCAAAATTACGATCGAAGAACGTGTTAATTCTATGTCATCAAATACTTTGGTAAATTTAAACTAATAAAGAAATTACCATATCAGAATCGCTGTGACTTCGCATCGACTTGTGTAATGGATAACTGACAGTGTATAAAACCTACATAAACTCTTAGAACGCGACTAGAAACATATTTCAATCGCTGTAACATCGCAACGTTGAACAGACGCATCTAAATCAGGTATTTCCACAGGATCGATTTTTATATGCTTTCAATTATTGCTCTTTTAATTATACTAATTAAATAGTAACTATAGATTACATCAATATCtactaattatatatatacgattatattttatacatttgcaTGAATTCGAAAGTGTTCTAATATGTACTTATGGACGACAGTGTATCTATTATAATGTAAAAACGTGAATATGGAATGTAGTTTAATAGACAGGTTTTAAGGTGAAGCAGAGTGACGCTGGTTATAGCACTGTGCGTCTTCTATGCAAATGTAATTCTCCGTTGAACCTCTTCGAGTCTAATTTGCCGTAGGTATACAGAAATGAAACGAGCCGCTGCGCTGCCTGCAAGCGGTCTTGGAGCTTCAACGCATTTCAAGGACGGTGTTAGATTTTTAGAGTGTCGCGCGAACGGAGCTTGGTGCGTTAACTATCGACTTCATTGCCTTCTTGCAACATTTCGCTTGTAGGGAGTATCGCTGAATATTTGTGGAGTATCGCTTTactgttatagcatataatactttttaaattacaGTGAATGTATTTCATCAAATATACATGATTAGAAAAGTTGAAATTATGTTACGTTGAAATATCGACTGTTTggctaataaataaattgtaaatcaactattaattatttaaatacgatttttatataaaaaggaACGTAAGTAACATATCAAATGCGAAACAAAAATACGATCTATCGTTTCAATGTATTAGACCAATCAAAATCCTgctatattatcatattacaTAAAATACTCTTCTTAACTACGTATTCTACTGAGTATTCTTAACATccttaaaattaattaacggTAATCCCAAAACGAATTTCTAAGATTCTTCCCTCGTAGCTTCGTACAGAACTTCTTTCAACACTCTCGTTCCATCATCGAGTTTACAGTATTTATAGGTCGGACTCTGTTCAGTGGGAGTTTCCTGCACGTATTTTTGCagcaatattgtattattctCCTTTTCGTCTGTTATACTCCAAATGTTGATGAAGTATATCGTGTACGGGTTAAAGTCTTGCATCGCGGAAGAGGACCAGACGCACACATGTACCTGAAGCAAACACAGACAAatgtttctttattctttcttaataatttcttctttccttaTCGGTATAGTTTGTTTCCCAAATATTCGTTTCATCGAGTTACACAACCGGCCATAAGTATTAAATGCATCTCAGTGTTTCTAGCTCCCAGTTATTCTACTACAAATCTGTCATCTCGCTCGCATCATATGCGTTCTATACTGCAATTTTTGACAGatgtaattttcaataaaatttacaaaaaactCTAATTGGTGATAAAACGTTcgataaatacaatttacaaaaaaagaaaaaaaaaagaaggaaattcCAACGAAGCTTCCAGCAAGCGTGATCCTCGGTAAAATTTCCAGTAAATGTAATTAGTAGATGTCTTAATACTTCTAGCCAGCAAACCGTATATCGCTACTTACGTTGGTTTTCAGGATTTGCGCGCAAGAATTCATCGTGTCGAGAATCAAAGAACACGTTCTGGCAGTGTGTACATCTTGCAACACCTCACTTTCTTTATAGCCACCGGTATAGGCGTCGAAGTCGTCGATCAAGAGCACAGAAGGCAAAGTGGCGAAGGTGTGTAGCTGGACGAGCAGCTTTGCCAGAGCCTTATAGTCCTCCAAGTACCTAGGGTATTGATTTCTTCGTGATCGTTTTGCGTTCGATTTCATAATCGAAAGCGGATTCACTGTTGCACTACGCGCGCGTAATGCAACCTTATTACAGAATGATCGCAGTTCGTTCAAAGCAGATGTGATCCACTTGGATTTTCTTACATTATCTTACCAAATCGTATTTACCCTACCTTCTTAAGATACATTGTATCGTTATTGTGTTGTTgtgataataatttattatcgtgctactatatttcattataattacTATCAATTTAAGCAGCGAACATCTATCAGTAAGTTTTGCGCCTTGTTTTGAGTTAATCGCATGAATCCTACGATGTATTATACTActgttataccgttataatagtaataaaatcatagtattacaattattatattacgctatCTTAATCAGAATACTATACATGTTATTTGTGACTATTGTCATCTTACATTACATATATgcgtatgtatatgtataagcCATATTTTCCTTACGCTATTGTATGTATTCTTTGAGTAGGAAATTATGTCTAGAGAATATTGTTTTAAAGcttttttcttgaaatttaaGAGACAATAACGTGTCCTTTTGTATCTCGTAACTTGTAACATAAATGATAGATATATATCTGGAAGGAAAATCAGAAACGTTTAACTGATTACCAAGACCACctgaatataataatttattgaaaaaattcgGCATCGAGAATGATTGGTAACTGCAAAATAAACAAACGGCGCAAGCATCCCGCGAGCAATATAGCTCAAGTAAATGGATGCCgtaataaacgtaaaatagCGTTTCGTTTATTGCCTTGGTGTAAATCTGTTTCAAAATCAATAAACTTCGTTTCCAAAAGTGAAAGCGTTATAGCATTTGTAAATCTAATATATAATCAGTCAGTTCTTTTAAATCCAACACAATGTCTAAATCCGCGCACTCCAACCAAGAGTAAATCAAAATTACGTAACGGTACTCGAATAGATCTATAAGCGAATCATATCTCTGTCAAAATTTAAGTTttctttataattaaataaacgaatctaaatatatattacgttatcaGTGATCCATAATTAATTGATACGAATTATTACactaaaatatcgaattttttGGACtctaatgattttattttctagcATTCGCATAATTATGCATAATGGaatattataacgtcattGGATCGACTTCTAAAAAGCCGTATGCAATAAGAAAACCGTTGTTTGCAACTCGACAAAGTATAGAATCttggaaatttttgtttcgatTTAACATTCTTTTTCATCTACAGATTCGttaatcgtttaattacaAGTTAGATCTAGCAGCTTCTTTTAAATTAGAAGATCGTTTTGCTTCTTTAAAATTATAGAATCTAAATTAACAGAAAGATTTCTGACTCTAACATCGACACAAATAGCGATATTTAAATagtaaatgtatatgtatattgaatagatacttaaatatataatttcttgATTCAATGAGAACGCAGTAAGCGTCGttgcttattattaatttgattaaattgattctaaaatttGAACGAAAGCCTGAACTAGATTAAAATTCGTATAGATATTGCCACCGCATTTCGATCGACGTTTCTGCATTTGTAGAAACTATACTATACATAGGTATGCATCTGGTGTATGCATACACGGTAGAACTAAGAAGCGAGATAATTAGAGAAATGAACTGGAACCTACATATGTGAAAAAAGCAAAGTAAAGTGAAGAGGCGCAGTTAGAGAAGAGAATTTTCCTCTTTCGTCAGAAGGCACGGTTCGACGAATCCTCAAGCGTGGACAGATAAAATCTCAGCTTTGAAAAATAAACGGTAGAAGAAGGAAGCAGCTGATTTGCGACGACCCCGGTTCGACCGTTTATTTTACTCTTGCTTCTGGTGCCACGATGAATCGCGTATAAAAATTGCGGACTTCGTTGTTTATCTAACCGAAAGAATAAACGTTTCGAAACTGCCTCGTTTTATCCGCGAAGGATTAGCTTCGTAAGCGTTCGCATAGTTAAAATTGACttggaaaaaaatgaaaacgatATCGATCATTTTTCATGCGTTTCATCTCCATCTTGTTGTTGGTATTAATTCTCCGCGTGGATACGTATATACGATATGATTGACCGAGGtataattaagaattttctcttgaatttcttatttctgaAGAAGCATCATTTTTTCAAGGAAAAATCGGCCAAGAATAGAGTTTtgaaacataatttttttacaCAAATCTAATCTGCAGGCTGTTTCTGTAAAATCGTTTCAAGTATCATTCGTTAAATGACTAATAAAACGTTAAAATCAAAGATAATTTCGAACGATTAACGATAACGAAAGTATAAGTTTCACGcgtatatgtacgtacatacgtgAAAATAgtccttcttttttcaattctttATGAAGCGttcgatttatttattattacatttataccACGCTATATTTGCAAATTGTAACTCGGTTCAAGCAAATTTATTCAACGATGAATCAAAGTTCTTTGTGCGCTACTATACTGCGTATTTCATTGTAGTTCGCTACATAAAGCAGCTGAGAATGAGTAACCTCTCTGGCGTGATCTATGTGCAGTTAACGCAGCCTCTTCTGAAAATACGATCGCTTCTAAACAACGCATAATGTTTATGCACGTAGAATGTCAATACCTGTCGCGTGTGACGTGTAAAGTAACTAATGTTCCTTGATCTATCGCTTCCGGTACGTTGAACAAACTTCTCGAATTCGAAACCGTTctacatattattattctatggCGTAACGCTGCGATCCTTCACTATGATTCCATCGGTTATTATACAGTAGTTCGCGAAAGCATTTGAATGcttatagaaattttgtatattgtctgtgttatacgaaacatttcgaGATTCCGTTAGCATTATCACGAGATGCCAATTGTTATATTgataaagtttgaaataaatctgaaaatatatatagtaattacaaaatatttaatgcaaatatatatttcacagAGGTCGTAGAAATATTAAGCAATTATTCGTTACATTCCTAAGTCTTAATATTCAG is a genomic window of Bombus huntii isolate Logan2020A chromosome 1, iyBomHunt1.1, whole genome shotgun sequence containing:
- the LOC126872468 gene encoding uncharacterized protein LOC126872468, with the protein product MFSVKSNVKSTLLCGPAELSQSFMFEVAIYWAEEGRRVVYITPTPLERLPAACHDRSNPAPAAFKLMRFMYLEDYKALAKLLVQLHTFATLPSVLLIDDFDAYTGGYKESEVLQDVHTARTCSLILDTMNSCAQILKTNVHVCVWSSSAMQDFNPYTIYFINIWSITDEKENNTILLQKYVQETPTEQSPTYKYCKLDDGTRVLKEVLYEATREES